A single window of SAR86 cluster bacterium DNA harbors:
- a CDS encoding SDR family oxidoreductase, with amino-acid sequence MLKDKVIMISGVGPGLGKKMALGAAKHGAKVSISCRTQEYLDELSAEIRDLGSEVIAVKTDITDPSQTQNFVDKTIDAFGSVDALINNAFGGYDMSPLENSDLEKWKEAINIMLYGALHTSKQVIGPMKENGGGSIVMINSMVVRKPLINHSDYATAKAALRGLANSLAVELGPYKIRVNSLYMGWMWGPAVKGFVKQSALDNNISEEEVISGITANIPLGIIPEDTDCANAALFFASDLSKVITGSGLDVNGGEVTF; translated from the coding sequence ATGTTAAAAGACAAAGTAATAATGATTTCTGGAGTAGGGCCAGGCTTAGGTAAAAAAATGGCATTAGGTGCTGCAAAACATGGAGCTAAGGTTTCCATATCTTGTAGAACACAAGAATATTTAGACGAGCTTTCTGCAGAGATACGCGATTTAGGATCAGAGGTTATAGCTGTAAAAACAGATATAACTGATCCATCACAAACACAAAATTTTGTTGATAAGACTATTGATGCATTTGGGAGTGTTGATGCTCTTATTAATAATGCCTTCGGTGGTTATGACATGTCACCTCTAGAAAATTCTGATCTAGAAAAATGGAAAGAGGCAATAAATATTATGCTTTATGGAGCTTTACATACTTCAAAGCAAGTTATTGGTCCAATGAAAGAAAACGGTGGTGGTTCTATAGTAATGATAAATAGTATGGTGGTAAGAAAGCCTCTTATTAATCACTCAGATTATGCTACTGCTAAAGCTGCTTTAAGAGGTTTAGCAAATTCTTTAGCAGTTGAATTAGGACCATATAAGATCCGAGTAAATTCTCTCTATATGGGGTGGATGTGGGGCCCAGCTGTAAAAGGTTTTGTTAAGCAATCTGCGTTAGATAATAATATATCTGAAGAAGAGGTGATCTCAGGAATAACTGCAAATATACCATTAGGAATAATTCCTGAAGATACAGATTGTGCTAACGCTGCTTTATTCTTTGCTTCAGATTTGTCAAAGGTTATAACTGGATCGGGTTTAGATGTAAATGGTGGAGAAGTTACCTTTTAG
- a CDS encoding DUF1330 domain-containing protein: MKGYAFGVMYHNEWKWLKEYRPEVLKLIESKGGKYLAVGNSPQMREGQEQPAAYVLLEFPDLESAENWYDDPQYKPLMELRKNAGNTDFYIFEGV, translated from the coding sequence ATGAAAGGATATGCGTTTGGTGTTATGTATCATAATGAATGGAAGTGGTTAAAAGAATATCGTCCGGAAGTCTTAAAATTAATTGAAAGTAAGGGCGGTAAATATTTAGCTGTAGGGAATAGCCCGCAAATGAGAGAAGGACAGGAGCAACCCGCTGCTTATGTTTTATTAGAATTTCCTGATTTAGAGTCTGCGGAAAACTGGTATGATGACCCGCAGTATAAGCCGCTTATGGAACTCAGAAAAAACGCTGGAAATACTGATTTTTATATCTTTGAAGGGGTCTAG
- a CDS encoding FAD-binding protein, giving the protein MENQIKPGDQHWFSNVVSPINHSINPVDWEAETDVIVVGAGGAGISAALEASEHAKKVILLDRFHEGGATAASGGVFYAGGGTSIQEEAGEEDTPENMYNYLKMEVQDVVKDSTLRKFCDDSRANTDWLIKHNVKFQGSVYKQKTSYPPPGYFLYHSDNSLVPEYIKNAKPAARGHRGYVESKLATGHGVTIFNPLRDSALRNGVIIQIQSEVVGLINNDNNEVIGVQVYKFQSEQIAKKHLKYSTRATALHLYVTPLANYYRRLARNLEENGRDLKFIKARKGVVLTCGGFVFNRPMLEHYAPKYSAGYPLGTTGDDGSGIRLGQSVQGAVDRMDLGSAWRNINPPVSWSRGVIVNKEGQRYTNEMVYGANLGKAMCEDNEGKGYVILDKKLWKESWKQIMPGKVLAFQRNPALLGMLFGSKKAKTLEELAKKANMEPSILIDQVQRYNSDISEGSEDQYGKAQKDCVPIEEGPFYAIDISVDSPYVPCPVITLGGLVINEETGNVKNNDGKDIKGLYAGGRTAIGICCNIYVSGLSIADGIFSGRRAGLNISGN; this is encoded by the coding sequence ATGGAAAATCAAATCAAACCTGGAGATCAACATTGGTTCTCAAATGTTGTATCTCCTATTAATCATTCGATAAATCCAGTAGATTGGGAAGCAGAGACGGATGTAATAGTAGTTGGAGCGGGTGGTGCTGGAATAAGTGCAGCTTTAGAAGCTTCTGAGCATGCAAAGAAGGTTATATTATTAGATCGGTTCCATGAAGGAGGAGCAACTGCCGCAAGTGGAGGAGTTTTTTATGCTGGTGGAGGAACTTCTATCCAGGAAGAAGCTGGTGAAGAAGATACTCCAGAAAATATGTATAACTATCTCAAAATGGAAGTACAAGATGTAGTAAAAGATTCGACTTTAAGAAAGTTCTGCGACGATAGTAGGGCTAATACTGATTGGCTCATAAAACATAATGTTAAGTTTCAAGGCTCTGTGTATAAACAGAAAACTTCTTACCCGCCTCCTGGATATTTCTTATACCATTCTGATAATTCTCTTGTTCCTGAATATATCAAAAATGCAAAACCGGCAGCTAGGGGTCATAGAGGTTATGTAGAAAGTAAGTTAGCTACAGGTCATGGAGTGACTATCTTCAATCCATTAAGAGATTCTGCTTTAAGGAATGGAGTAATTATACAAATCCAATCGGAGGTTGTAGGTTTAATTAATAATGATAATAATGAAGTTATAGGGGTGCAGGTTTATAAATTTCAGAGTGAGCAGATTGCAAAGAAACATCTAAAGTACTCTACAAGAGCAACAGCTCTTCATTTGTATGTTACTCCTTTGGCAAATTATTATAGAAGATTGGCTCGAAATTTAGAAGAAAATGGAAGAGATCTAAAATTCATTAAAGCTCGCAAAGGGGTTGTGCTTACTTGTGGAGGGTTTGTTTTCAACAGACCTATGCTTGAGCATTATGCTCCAAAGTATTCTGCAGGATATCCTTTGGGCACGACAGGAGATGATGGTTCAGGCATAAGGTTGGGCCAATCAGTTCAAGGTGCTGTAGATAGAATGGATTTGGGATCTGCCTGGAGAAATATTAATCCTCCAGTTTCATGGTCTCGGGGAGTTATAGTCAATAAAGAGGGTCAACGATATACCAATGAAATGGTTTATGGAGCTAATCTTGGAAAAGCAATGTGTGAAGATAATGAAGGCAAAGGATATGTTATTTTAGACAAAAAATTATGGAAGGAGTCATGGAAGCAAATAATGCCAGGAAAAGTATTAGCTTTTCAAAGAAACCCAGCACTATTAGGAATGCTTTTTGGATCAAAAAAAGCTAAAACATTAGAAGAGCTTGCTAAAAAGGCAAATATGGAGCCCTCTATTTTAATAGATCAAGTTCAAAGATATAATTCAGATATCTCAGAAGGGTCAGAAGACCAATATGGTAAGGCACAAAAAGACTGCGTCCCTATAGAAGAAGGGCCCTTTTATGCAATCGATATTTCAGTTGATAGTCCATATGTCCCTTGTCCTGTTATAACCTTAGGAGGGTTAGTGATTAATGAAGAGACAGGGAATGTAAAAAATAATGACGGAAAAGATATAAAGGGTCTTTATGCAGGAGGGCGAACTGCTATTGGAATTTGTTGTAATATTTATGTGAGCGGTCTTTCAATAGCTGACGGTATTTTTTCAGGTCGAAGAGCAGGTTTAAATATATCAGGAAATTAG